A single genomic interval of Streptomyces sp. 1222.5 harbors:
- a CDS encoding phage holin family protein, with translation MGELVQRASQQLTELVRGELRLAQAEMKEKGKRYGKGGGLFGGAGVVGFLMLEALVATAIAALAVPLPVWAAALIVTAVLGVIAAVMAMSGKKQVDQAAPPAPEKTVENVKADVATIKESAHR, from the coding sequence GTGGGCGAGTTGGTGCAGCGGGCGTCGCAGCAGCTGACGGAGCTGGTGCGGGGTGAGCTGAGGCTGGCGCAGGCGGAGATGAAGGAGAAGGGCAAGCGTTACGGCAAGGGGGGTGGCCTGTTCGGCGGCGCCGGCGTCGTCGGCTTCCTGATGCTGGAAGCGCTGGTCGCCACCGCCATCGCCGCGCTGGCGGTGCCGTTGCCGGTGTGGGCGGCGGCACTGATCGTCACCGCGGTGCTGGGTGTGATCGCCGCGGTGATGGCCATGAGCGGAAAGAAGCAGGTCGACCAGGCCGCGCCGCCCGCGCCCGAGAAGACCGTCGAGAACGTGAAGGCCGATGTGGCCACGATCAAGGAGAGTGCGCACCGATGA
- a CDS encoding phosphatase PAP2 family protein, whose translation MEEAAESTKLWWGAAVAMAWLGGRRGRRAAVTGLTALLLGQLVANGLGKRLADRPRPPKEWFPHDEVDDRPDSSSFPSGHTAAAVAFTAAVASAWPAAGAVCALPAALVALERVQSGAHYPTDVAGGAVIGLAGAWLTHRAPRPTARHRA comes from the coding sequence GTGGAGGAAGCCGCCGAGAGCACGAAGCTGTGGTGGGGCGCCGCCGTCGCGATGGCATGGCTGGGCGGGCGGCGCGGCCGCAGGGCGGCGGTGACCGGCCTGACCGCCCTGCTCCTCGGCCAGCTCGTCGCGAACGGCCTGGGCAAGCGGCTGGCCGACCGGCCTCGGCCGCCGAAGGAATGGTTCCCCCACGACGAGGTGGACGACCGCCCCGACTCGTCGTCGTTCCCGTCCGGTCACACCGCGGCCGCCGTGGCCTTCACGGCGGCCGTGGCGTCGGCCTGGCCCGCCGCCGGGGCCGTATGTGCGCTGCCGGCCGCCCTGGTCGCGCTCGAACGGGTGCAGAGCGGTGCGCACTATCCGACCGACGTCGCCGGCGGTGCCGTCATCGGCCTGGCCGGCGCCTGGCTCACGCATCGAGCTCCGCGTCCGACAGCGCGCCACCGGGCCTAG